In Candidatus Parvarchaeota archaeon, one genomic interval encodes:
- a CDS encoding ribonuclease Z gives QMFTQIQKQGHVMVGKRKIRLEQVARKVQGRKIVYTGDTQPCKSTISAALGADILFHDSSFSGQQEAEAKATKHSTISQAAAVAKQAGVARLVAIHISPRYGEPALLEKEAQEIFPATTISFDGMEILLKP, from the coding sequence CCAGATGTTCACGCAAATACAAAAACAGGGCCATGTGATGGTTGGGAAACGGAAAATCAGGCTTGAGCAAGTGGCAAGAAAAGTGCAGGGCAGGAAAATCGTCTATACCGGCGACACGCAGCCGTGCAAATCAACCATTAGTGCAGCCTTGGGGGCTGACATACTTTTCCACGACAGTTCGTTTTCAGGCCAGCAGGAGGCTGAAGCAAAGGCCACAAAGCACTCGACCATTTCGCAGGCGGCCGCTGTTGCAAAGCAGGCGGGGGTGGCCAGGCTTGTGGCAATACACATAAGCCCCCGCTACGGCGAGCCGGCGCTACTGGAAAAGGAGGCGCAGGAAATCTTCCCAGCCACCACAATCTCGTTTGACGGCATGGAAATCCTGCTAAAGCCTTGA